Proteins from one Oscillatoria nigro-viridis PCC 7112 genomic window:
- a CDS encoding Uma2 family endonuclease: protein MSIATAKRFTIAEYHRLTELGFFSEDDRVELINGELVKMAAKGTAHSVCETRLERELFKLLGERATLRGQQPIILPDDSEPEPDRAIVQNRPDDYLSSHPCPGDILLLIEIADSSLSYDKQVKLPLYAEAGISDYWIFNLSQTCLECYSEPYQNAPGQFGYRRTLIFLPNESVNLPYFHDLALNLSRVFPPTIES from the coding sequence ATGTCGATCGCAACTGCAAAACGCTTCACCATAGCGGAATATCACCGCCTGACAGAACTGGGGTTCTTTAGTGAGGACGATCGAGTTGAGTTAATTAATGGAGAACTTGTGAAAATGGCTGCTAAAGGTACCGCTCACTCTGTTTGCGAGACACGCTTGGAACGCGAGTTATTTAAGCTGCTGGGAGAACGGGCGACACTGCGAGGACAACAACCGATTATTCTGCCTGATGACAGCGAACCAGAACCCGATCGCGCGATCGTGCAAAATCGCCCTGACGACTATCTATCCTCTCACCCCTGTCCAGGGGATATACTGTTGCTGATTGAGATTGCAGATTCTTCTTTGAGTTACGACAAACAGGTTAAGCTCCCTCTTTATGCTGAAGCCGGAATCTCTGATTATTGGATATTTAATTTATCACAAACTTGCTTGGAATGTTACAGCGAGCCGTATCAAAATGCCCCTGGCCAATTTGGTTATCGCAGGACGCTGATTTTTCTGCCCAACGAGTCTGTTAATTTGCCTTATTTTCACGACTTAGCACTCAATTTATCGAGAGTGTTTCCACCAACTATAGAATCTTGA
- a CDS encoding orange carotenoid protein N-terminal domain-containing protein — protein MTFTTSAYDQGKADIKKLSVDDQLGLLWFVYTQMGKSITPAAPGASGSDIAQGLFEQVKPLPHPEQLQVMRDIASKANTELSRMYGSMSPETKLAFWYFLAVGMDEGTIIPVPPDYQLPEAGKALLGKIEGMDFQQQIDFLRGTILEMGAEAAPGAGI, from the coding sequence ATGACCTTTACTACCAGTGCTTACGACCAAGGAAAAGCAGATATTAAGAAGTTGAGTGTAGACGACCAATTAGGTTTGCTGTGGTTTGTTTACACCCAAATGGGCAAGTCAATAACGCCAGCGGCTCCCGGTGCTTCGGGTTCCGACATCGCTCAGGGTTTGTTCGAGCAAGTCAAGCCTCTGCCCCACCCAGAACAACTACAAGTAATGCGCGACATTGCCTCAAAAGCCAATACTGAACTCAGCCGGATGTACGGCTCGATGAGTCCTGAAACCAAGCTGGCTTTTTGGTATTTCCTAGCAGTAGGAATGGACGAAGGAACTATTATTCCTGTCCCTCCGGACTATCAACTTCCCGAAGCAGGAAAAGCTTTATTAGGAAAGATTGAGGGCATGGACTTCCAGCAGCAAATTGATTTCCTTCGCGGTACAATTTTAGAAATGGGTGCTGAAGCCGCTCCGGGGGCTGGCATTTAA
- a CDS encoding VOC family protein — protein MSDIGFTHIALSVRDVDKSISFYAKYADLKVVHRRVDPITSLDVAWICDLIRPFVIVLIKAPLVDGKLLPDSHLGVACESREKVDRLCSEAESEGLLLNGPNDSEPPVGYWAYIRDPDGHTLEISYGQEVSSLLENLLAQPKL, from the coding sequence ATGAGCGATATTGGTTTTACTCACATTGCACTTTCAGTTAGGGATGTAGATAAAAGTATCTCATTTTACGCGAAGTACGCTGACCTAAAAGTGGTTCACCGCCGTGTAGATCCAATTACATCATTAGATGTTGCTTGGATTTGTGATTTGATTCGACCGTTCGTTATTGTGCTAATTAAAGCACCATTAGTGGATGGCAAACTTTTACCAGATTCCCATCTTGGTGTCGCCTGCGAAAGTCGTGAAAAAGTCGATCGCCTTTGCAGTGAGGCTGAGTCAGAAGGGCTTTTATTGAACGGCCCTAATGACTCGGAACCTCCTGTCGGTTACTGGGCTTATATCCGAGACCCGGACGGTCATACGCTGGAAATTTCCTACGGTCAGGAAGTTAGCTCGCTGTTAGAAAACTTATTAGCGCAGCCAAAGTTATGA
- a CDS encoding acetoacetate decarboxylase family protein, with protein MVYPPAPWNLQGYAVQTLQLVDVARVCPLVPSELEIVSLLPGKTLGGIYISSYGLGSVMEYNELIVVSAIANYAGKWGAWISHIYVDNPNSVAGGREIWGLPKELATFSWEGSDSVKAAPLGYRVTVRQENRQLCCLNYSKQNLALPLPFSGNVFSADRSNLLLFKGEVKSRIGLIKGELEIPEESHFAHLNLGQPLLTVAGEDMRLIAGAPQIVGNISAEFSY; from the coding sequence ATGGTATATCCACCTGCACCTTGGAACCTGCAAGGTTATGCTGTTCAGACTTTACAATTGGTAGATGTCGCACGAGTGTGCCCTTTGGTTCCCTCTGAGTTAGAAATTGTCTCTTTATTGCCAGGAAAAACCCTAGGTGGCATTTATATATCCTCCTACGGGTTGGGTTCGGTGATGGAGTACAATGAGTTAATTGTAGTTAGCGCGATCGCCAATTATGCAGGAAAATGGGGCGCTTGGATTTCCCACATCTACGTAGACAACCCTAACTCGGTAGCCGGCGGGCGGGAAATTTGGGGACTTCCTAAAGAATTAGCTACATTTAGTTGGGAAGGCAGCGATTCGGTAAAGGCAGCACCCCTAGGCTACCGCGTCACAGTTCGCCAAGAAAACCGTCAACTGTGCTGTCTTAATTACAGCAAGCAAAATTTAGCTTTACCGCTGCCTTTCAGCGGTAATGTTTTCAGCGCTGACCGCAGTAATTTGCTGTTGTTTAAAGGAGAAGTAAAATCTCGAATCGGTTTGATTAAAGGCGAATTAGAAATACCTGAAGAAAGTCACTTTGCCCATTTAAACTTAGGCCAGCCCTTGCTAACAGTTGCCGGCGAAGATATGCGTTTAATTGCAGGTGCGCCGCAAATAGTGGGGAACATATCTGCTGAATTCAGTTATTAG